Genomic DNA from Amycolatopsis alba DSM 44262:
TATTCCAACACCAACTACGTGCTGGCCGGGCTTCTCGTCGAGCAAGCGACCAGCACTTCCTACGCCACGCAGGTGGAACGACGCATCCTCCAGCCGCTCCGGATGCACGACACCAGCCTCCCCGGCGCCCGGACGACCATCCCCGGCGACCACGCCCACGCCTACCAGGCGTACCAGGACAACCGCAGGCTGACGACCGTCGACGTCACCCGGCAGAGCACGACCTGGGCGTGGGCCGCCGGCGAGATCGTCTCGACCACGAAGGACCTCGACCGCTTCATCACCGCGCTGACCGGCGGGAAGCTGCTGTCCCCGGAGCTCTACGCGGAAATGCGCCGGATGCGGGAAGCGGGCAGCGCGAACCGGCAATACGGCCTCGGGCTCGCCCAGTACCGGCTCGCGCCGGACTGTGTCGTGGTCGGCCATGTCGGCGAGATCCCCGGCTACAAGACGTACCTGCTCAGCACGCCGGACGGCAGCCGGCGCCTGGAGCTGTCCGCGACCCAGGGCGCGCTCGACTACCAGGACAAGGCCGGTCAGGAGAAGGTCGAAAAGGCCGAGGGCAAGCTCGTCGTCGCCGCCCTCTGCGGCTGAGCTCGGCCAAGGTCGCGTCCGGGACGGCCGGCCAGCGGGACGTGGCGCGCCGGGAGATCGCGATCGCCACATCGATGATGAAGTGTGCCTCGCCGGACCCGACGCCACGACCCTCGATCGCCCGCGCCAGTGCGGCGGCGATGTCGGCGAGTTTGATCAGGTCGCGTTCGGCCAGTACCGGGCTGGCGGCGATCACGCGGGCACGGCGTATCGGTGCGGGCAAGATGCCTGCGCGCTCGGGCGACGGCGTCTTCGGCGCGCCGGAGTTGGTCCAGCGCCCGATCGAGATTCTCGTGCCCTAACCGCTCCGCGACCTCGGCAGTGGGCGGATGCTGTCGCGAGAGCTCCTCCTCGCGCTCGTCGGCCTGCTGCTCGCGATGGTCGGCCCGAACCTCGCGATGGCCGGCCCATTGCTCGCGGTAGTCGGCCATGCTTTCACGGTGAATGGCGCTCGTCTCGCGCATTTCGAGCGCAATCTCTCAGGCATCGGCGGCAGCCTCGCGCGCCGCGACCGCCGACTCGCGGAACTGCACCTCTCGCTCACGTGTCACAGCCCGTCGCTCATCTTGTTCATCCCGCTCGCCATGGTCGGAGTCAGACGACCGCATGACTCCCCACTGTCGCCCTTCCGCATCCAGTTGTCGAGCCTGTCCGCGCGGCCACATCCCGCTCATCGGCCTGAGAGTGTGGTGCGGCGTGGTCGCCTCACAGGGAATTCCCTTGGCTCCGCCGGCTGGCTGCCAGCCGCTGGAACTCCTCCTCGGAGATCGGGAGCGTCGTGTACTCGAGCAGCAGTTGGCTGGTCGGCCGCCAGCCGTCCGGTGTCCACAGCTCGTATTCGAGTTCATACGGGTTCGGCAGGCGCTTGGCCAGGAAGAGGACGTTACCGAGTTCGTAGACGTCGTCCCCCTTGCGGAAGACTGCTTGATAGTCGTGGGCCCGGCCGCGGAACGCTTGCGCTCTCCCCTTGATCGCAGCGACGTAGCGTGCGCTGCGGAAGTGCCGCTCGCCGAGCTCTATCACCCACCAGCCGGGCTCCAGCCGCCCCAGCACGTCGGTGTGCTGCCAGCCGAGCCCATCGAGGGTCTCGTCGACCGATCCGGTGCGGCGGACGAGATCGTGGCTGTAGTACCCGCCCTTGATGGCGAGGCCGTGCCACACGTCGAAGTACCTGACCTCGGCGGTCTCTCGTCCGCGGATGGCCCGGTCCAGATCGTCGCGGCCGACCGGCAGCACGACCCTGCCCCG
This window encodes:
- a CDS encoding serine hydrolase domain-containing protein, with the translated sequence MTVLIGLTGPGPANASAAADSGRGTVRQAMAGLVATGTAGVQVRLHDDRGDWTGSAGERELGRHRSPSTDGKFRAGSTTKTFVATVVLQLVGEGKLELDAPVDRYLPRFGLDRRITVRMLLQHTSGLFDYIGDTSPDGATFEPGIPLVGKEGVANRFHRYLPDELVRLSLAKPARFAPGTQWRYSNTNYVLAGLLVEQATSTSYATQVERRILQPLRMHDTSLPGARTTIPGDHAHAYQAYQDNRRLTTVDVTRQSTTWAWAAGEIVSTTKDLDRFITALTGGKLLSPELYAEMRRMREAGSANRQYGLGLAQYRLAPDCVVVGHVGEIPGYKTYLLSTPDGSRRLELSATQGALDYQDKAGQEKVEKAEGKLVVAALCG